The Electrophorus electricus isolate fEleEle1 chromosome 8, fEleEle1.pri, whole genome shotgun sequence genome contains the following window.
TATAGTTTCTCAGAACCAAGACCAGTCATTGCTGGTTTTTACCCTGCTGGGCTGAACATGATTGAACTCCCAACACTAATATGTGGCTACGAAGAGTAAGCGATACAACAAAAAGAGTAGATCAACATGCTTATTTTTACCATCTGAGGGCATCAAGCTACTTCAAGATCAGCTACTAAAAATGTATCATCAAACTGAGAAAGCTAGACATTTATATAATCTACTCATTCAGACAGCAACATGAATAACTGCTATTCCTTCTTTCCAGCTACATTTGTTAATGGATGAAGTGGTAGTAAACATATCCATTTTGAATAACGACcctttcttttcttgtcttcAAACTTAGTTCAATACccatttaataaacataaatcagAACAATTCACAAGATTCCCAAAATTATCTTTAAGGGTGTTATTGCcaggaaaatgtacatttgtccTGGGAGTGAGGAAGTtagcagtattttttttcctcaaataataaagatgtacaaaaatatagATAGACCTTAAATACAGTGACTGACTTTTTTCATAAACTTTTTTtcctcatcccccccccccctcaatcACTTCACCAACATTGTCTCCATCAATTTTATGATTCAGATTTCTACCTCATACTGTCTCAATTGGATGAACTCGGTCATACACAAatcaaaaaccacaaaaaggaGCGGCACTTTCATTGCTTCTTTTACAATCAAGCATTTAGCAATCACATACATGTTCCATAAATCACAATCACATAAATACCAGCATCAGAAGCAATACCATAAACCATGGACTTTTAATGTACTTCACTCCAAATAATAAGACACAGCTGAGgtagaaaaaacaaacccagtaaAGTTCTTTGTTTAGATGCTGAACTATCTAAAGAGCAACCTTGGAATGACTGGCTCCTCTGCCCATGACTCACTTCAGCAAACATCATGAGATGTTTTTGGTGACTCAGTTTCTGAATCTGTAAGAGATGGGCAGTAGGAGGTTGTTTTTCTTCAAAGCCTGCACCTTTGCATGAGCAGTCTCATCAAGGGTCTTGTAGCAGCGTCGTGCATAGTCTAGAAGCTTTTCTTTGGAGGAATCAAACTCGCCAACCTCTGCTACTTTTTCTGGGGCAACTAGGAGCAGCTCAGCAATGGGAGTGGTGGAAGCTACAGTGTTACGGTCAACCCCATGAACCTGGAAAGCCCTGGACATGCTCTTCAACTTCTGGTAAGTAACCAAAATCTTCTTGTAGCGAAGCAGAACTCCAGCAGGGTCTTTCACTGAAATCAACATTAAatcattatatttcatattatatCAGAAATCTAGGAAAATGCTATTAAAGTAACAAGAGCAAAACCAAGATATTCCAGCATCAACCAGAGCTCATTTATTTGGCCAATTATGAATAATttataaaaatctaaatcataaataaaaagtgTTGAGCATTAATGCATTCATTGGTCTTCTcacctctttgtctctccatGCCACGTGCAATGCGGAACACCCGAGTTCTTTTCACTCTCATCTGCCCACAATTTGACCTCACCCTGTTCCTTCTGGAGCTTTTGCTGTCagagtcatcatcatcatcatttgatACAAACTGCTCCTCTTCAAGATAACCATCTTCCAGATACTCTTCTGCCTCAAtcacttcctcctcttcttcatctaAGAAAAGAGTTTTCAAACTGAGCCAAATTTTGAGACAAACAATATAACAAGGATGAAAGATGCAACCAGTGATGGAGACAGCTGCACTTGCAGAAGTGTCATTTTTTACTCCCCAGCAGTATCTCACAAGCAAGTATGCACGCTGCTCTCCCTACTGCAAGATGTAATCAGCAATAATATGTTTtcccctaaacaaacaaacaaacaaacaaacaacaatcaaGAGAACACCACTGCAAGTTGCAGTAAGGTGactggtataaaaaaaaatttaaaaaatcacaactgGATCATTGGAGTAATACTTCAATTATAATACCAAACAATAACAAGAAAAATAGATCCATCATTAGATTATGATGGATTTTATATAATTTAGATTAAATAATTAGATAAATTTACCCTCAgctacaagaaaaacaaaaagtgttaGACAAGTTTAAAATTTACCCACAGGCTCTCAAATATGATACTGCAGTCAAAGTAAGTCTCACATATGTATGCTTCTTGCAGAGCAAGGAAAACTTCTTAACTTCAAAACAGTGTCCATCTTGAAATTCTTAAGAACATCTTAACTTAAAACCAATGGCCAACTTCAAGTTATGAATTTACCATTGTGACAAATGAGGTATTTGAGGTGTAGGAAAACTATTTTAAAGTTGcttcaaataaaaaaagcaaaaaagtcaacaaataaaactgacattttcCCCAGGCGCAGGATTTCATCACATTATTGAAAAGATAAAATCCACATATCTGTAGACCTGTAATCTGATTGTAGGGCTTAGTTGCATTCATATTGAACCACAGCATTAGGAATATGCTGGAATAGATTCTGCACAAATCTCATGATTTGCAAGATGCCACTTTTTGAACTATTGAACATAATATTGTGGTAAAGAACGCAAGTCTTTAGGCACACAGTAGCGATGGGGgcaagaggagagaggggtTATGTGAAGTTTACTTTTATCTAAAACAGAACCAATGATTTCAATGATCCATGTCATTTGGGACATACCACCAGACTGAGTAACCTACCTTGGACACTGCCGTCTCTTCGTCTTCTCCGCTTTATGTTTAGGCTGCGTGTTGGGATTTGACCAGAGCGGGTCGTCATGGGCATAGGAGAAGAGGTGGGGGGCCTCTTGGCGAGGGCCTTTTGCGGAGTTGGTTGCTGCAATACCTCAGGTTGAATATCTAAAATTACATGACAAATATATTAACTTGAAAGTGAATTCTATCCAATATGGGTGATAGTTGAGATTTCATTATAACATCAGGAAGCTCACTGGCATGAGGTTTACTCAGTGCCCATCTGATATGGCTCACCCTTTCTCTCCTGACTCTTGGTAGTAAATATAAAACGGTCCAGTTGGCAGCGCAGGAAGTCTCTTTCCTCTTCCAAGTCCTCAATGCGTTTCTGTAGCCAGGAGTTCTTCTCCAGAGAGATGTGCAGCTGGGCACGAAGGTTGGAGATCAGCAGGTATGGATTGCAGGGGCCATGCTGGCCTGAAGCTGTCACTGTTAAAAGAAAGAGCATGGGAACATAGCATAGATGCTCCATTCATTTCTTGTAACATACATTTTGTCACTGAACTTTGTCAGTTTGGGGTTTCAGTGAAAAcatttatgtttcatgtttttgtcatttacaaCAACCCTTGTTTGTAAAGATGACTACCTGAGTAGTAGGGTCAGGTGGTACACAGGGCTGGAATAATTAAAAACAGCTCATTTTGTCCTGGCTGTTACAATAAATGAGCAAACATATGACAAACTATataaattcttaaaataaaagtacCAATAACCAATTTATTTTACCATAATCTCCCCTTGTGATGTAAAATGAGTGCTACTCTTGGGTATCTTATTTGTAAGTAAGACAAgcttattgttttgttttcatcccGATAGACTGATGTGTGCATCAGCAATTATCTGGTGCCAAACATTCTGAATTATTTGCAAAGACCATCTTGGTAGGTTCAAACCAGCAGGGTTATATGATTCAGATTTTTTAAGATAGATTTCCTATCTAGGGAGAATAAACCAATTTGATTTTTGAGCAGAGAATtgtatgtgttctgtttttgatataatctgcaaaatgtttaataactATTTTGGTATAATAGAtttttttagaatttaaaatatgcacaatGGTTTGTTAAGGTCTGCTATCAAAACAAGCTCAGATTTGGTTATTAAACTTTAAATGATTAAacttctgaaacatttttatatgagaACCCACTTTCATTTATGgttattctaaataaataatttaccaCCAAACACATGGTCATTCTGGTTGTAGAAACTAGACCGGTCCGTACTATTGTCTTCAAATGGAATAGAAATTTCATATCCATCCTCATTTTTTAGATCTGTCAAGAGAAGTAAAACAGAAAGGAGTTAAATAAAGTGCAAAACAAGCCAACAAAACTTTAGCAGTTTCTGATAAGAAGacaggtagaaaaaaaaaaacatttagcagGCAATATCGTATAAATTAAGCAGTGTGCGAtggtttacaaacacaaacgcgTACTCACTTCAAGACAAATTCATCGTCAAGTTGAAACTCTTGAGGTACAACAAAATTGTGGGGGGAACACACACTTATGACACCACTATTTTAATGACAGCTCAGCCGACGGAGTTACCTGTTGAGTTCCTGGTGCTTCTCTgtatttcagtcattttcagtcGGCATGAATCCTCTCGTAACTCACAGCCACGTttgctacaaacacacacacttttagaacGGTACACTGGGTGTATGACAGTGCAGTTATCTTCATATAACTACGATAacattgcagttattttaaCAGGAACTCTGTCAACTTAAACCCTTAAACTAATAGCTGGCTAAGAGTTTACATATTATTAGCAGCTAGTGAGCTAACGCTGTAAACTACTGAACACAGCCATGAAGGTTCAGGGGCTGGAAACGAGCAGTTTGCATTTCAGACTACGAGCCAGCTGGCCAAGTTAGCCACCTTCCGAGGTCTGCTTTCCTCTTTTTATCAAACAGCGATACAGCTGAATGTTGAAGGTAACGTAGCCGGTGCCCTCCGGATTCCTCTAATCGtggctaggttaggttaggtgaGCTAgttaaatgacaaaaacaaaacctacgCAAGTCCTTGGGTGGTTATCATAAAACAACTAGACCTAATCGTTATAGTAGgtttctgtatatatttttttccaacaCTTTGCCAGCAATTCACACTATTTACTTCGCTTGTTTGCTAAACTAACCACAAACGACTGTGCCGTCCACATGTTGCTTGAATCCGAGGGAAGTCTGTCGCTGTCGTGTACGTTTATATGTACTGGTCAAGCCATCCGCGCTTTAAAGCCGAAGGTTTGGTTTTATTGCCGAgtttacggtatttcgctgctcaccgCAAACTAACGCTCCATACATAGATAAAGAGAAACGGAGACTTTCGTAATTTTTGAAGAGCTCTGATGTAGACACGCATTTTTacaacatttaaaagtacaatataCAGTGTACTTGATTTAACTAGTTTAGTTTCATCATTACGTTGAACACAATTTCTTATGTATTTTAACATCTTAATAAGCATTGTGCGAAATGATTTTCTGTTTCTTAGAGGTTTATTACAGAGCTTGACTTGCCAGCT
Protein-coding sequences here:
- the ccdc106b gene encoding coiled-coil domain-containing protein 106b, encoding MTEIQRSTRNSTDLKNEDGYEISIPFEDNSTDRSSFYNQNDHVFGVTASGQHGPCNPYLLISNLRAQLHISLEKNSWLQKRIEDLEEERDFLRCQLDRFIFTTKSQERKDIQPEVLQQPTPQKALAKRPPTSSPMPMTTRSGQIPTRSLNIKRRRRRDGSVQDEEEEEVIEAEEYLEDGYLEEEQFVSNDDDDDSDSKSSRRNRVRSNCGQMRVKRTRVFRIARGMERQRVKDPAGVLLRYKKILVTYQKLKSMSRAFQVHGVDRNTVASTTPIAELLLVAPEKVAEVGEFDSSKEKLLDYARRCYKTLDETAHAKVQALKKNNLLLPISYRFRN